The Marivirga tractuosa DSM 4126 genome contains the following window.
AAAAAACCGATCTCAAAGTTTCTTCTTTAAGATCGGTTCAACTACTTAATAAAATATAATAATGTAAGAAATCTGCTTTAATTAAATTATTTCCCAAATGGATTAAAGCCTGCTAAACCTCTTTTACTTCCACTCATTTTATTCATGGTCTTCATCATCTTCCGCATATCCTTAAATTGCTTTAGTAGGTTATTGATTTCTTGTACAGAAGTACCACTACCTTCCGCAATTCTTTTCTTGCGGCTGGCATTCATTAATTCTGGGTTGCTACGCTCCTCATAGGTCATTGAGCGAATAATCGCTTCAACTGGCTTAAAAGCATCATCATCAATATCTAAATCTTTAATTTGCTTTCCCATTCCTGGCAGCATTCCCAAGAGGTCTTTTACATTACCCATTTTCTTGATTTGCTGCAATTGAGAAAGGAAATCCTCAAAATCAAACTGGTTTTTTCTTATTTTCTTGGATAGTCGATTAGTTTCTTCCTGATCGAAAGTTTCTTGAGCTTTTTCAACCAAAGAAACGACATCACCCATGCCCAAAATCCTTTGCGCCATCCTATCAGGATAGAAAAGATCAATAGCTTCCATTTTCTCACCACTACTGATAAACTTGATAGGCTTCTCAACTACCGTTCTAATGGATAAGGCAGCACCACCACGTGTATCACCATCTAATTTGGTTAGTACTACCCCATCAAAATCGAGCTGCTCATTAAAGGTCTTAGCTGTGTTCACCGCATCCTGCCCTGTCATGGAATCCACTACAAATAAAGTTTCAGAAGGATTTAGCTCTTTTTTCAAGCTGGAAATCTCTTTCATCATGACTTCATCCACTGCCAAACGACCTGCAGTATCAACAATTACAATGCTTTTGCCATTATCCTTGGCAAATTTTATGGCATTCTTAGCTATTTTAACAGCATCCTTATTTTCTGGTTCGGCATAAACTTCTACTCCAATTTGCTCACCTAATACTTTAAGCTGATCAATAGCAGCAGGCCTATAAATATCACAAGCAGCTAACAGGACTTGTTTTCCTTGTTTTTTTAATCGGTTGGCTAACTTTCCTGAAAAAGTAGTTTTACCAGATCCTTGAAGTCCAGAAATCAAAATGGTAGATGGAGAGCCTTCGGTGCTGATATCTACTTGCTTCTCCCCCATCATTTTGGCCAACTCTTCTTGAGTAATTTTAACCAAAAGCTGTCCTGGAGATACTGAAATCAAGACATCCCGACCTAATGCTTCTTCTTTAATTCTGTCTGTAACATCTTTCGCTACCTTGAAATTCACATCGGCATCAACCAATGCCCTGCGGATTTCTTTAACAGTAGTGGCTACGTTTACTTCTGTAATTTGCCCCTGACCTTTCAGGGTTTTAAAAGCGCGATCTAATTTATAACTGAGATTATCGAACATATCTGAATTGATAAAATTTTGGGCAAAAGTAAGGAATTTATTGTTCTATTCCGAAGAAATTAACTGCAGA
Protein-coding sequences here:
- the ffh gene encoding signal recognition particle protein, translated to MFDNLSYKLDRAFKTLKGQGQITEVNVATTVKEIRRALVDADVNFKVAKDVTDRIKEEALGRDVLISVSPGQLLVKITQEELAKMMGEKQVDISTEGSPSTILISGLQGSGKTTFSGKLANRLKKQGKQVLLAACDIYRPAAIDQLKVLGEQIGVEVYAEPENKDAVKIAKNAIKFAKDNGKSIVIVDTAGRLAVDEVMMKEISSLKKELNPSETLFVVDSMTGQDAVNTAKTFNEQLDFDGVVLTKLDGDTRGGAALSIRTVVEKPIKFISSGEKMEAIDLFYPDRMAQRILGMGDVVSLVEKAQETFDQEETNRLSKKIRKNQFDFEDFLSQLQQIKKMGNVKDLLGMLPGMGKQIKDLDIDDDAFKPVEAIIRSMTYEERSNPELMNASRKKRIAEGSGTSVQEINNLLKQFKDMRKMMKTMNKMSGSKRGLAGFNPFGK